The genomic stretch gTTGACATTTTAGAAAGATCTAAGTTCATTTGATGAAGTAAAAATACATCATCCGTTAGGTAGTATAGGTCaatgaaaaaatacattgtttttaagtaaatataaataaaaataaacattttatagtatGTTAAAACAGTGAATGCCATTGCTATAGAAAACCAAACAGAGTGATATGGTGGTGTTTTTTCTCTATTAAGTAATAGGATTCtaatatgaaaacaatattatattttatttttataatctaattataaggagatactttttttaatggaaagCTTTAAAGTAGGGGCAAAGAGACTTGTGTAAAACAAAgtatattttcatagaaaaaaaagttatattgatTTCGAAATATACGCTTCACCGTGTTTACAGGGgatccgactcgaaaagcaggagtaaaaacggggtggtttttagtcattaagagtttgacactccctctcatctcgcccAAGACAGGGGAAGCCACTGCATGATTTTACTCCTTAAAAAAGTATGTTCTTAGTGTGATCCGTATGTATGTCTGTGCGCGGTTATCTCGCGTTTgcctgaaccgattttgatgcgggtttcagcatagtatttttcagacttaggagaaggctCTATAGATATCAGTTAcgtgacttaaaaaaatggaggcgatGAAGATTATTGAAGGCGGTCCcccttttaaacaaaaaaaaaggtttattttaaactgcCATCTACTACACGCATgttaagcgtggagattatggtatAGGAAACACGTTTGATATAAATTATCCCCCTCCTCAAAATACTTCTCCCCCCCCCCTCCAAAGCCTTCCATTAAAAAAGCAAACCCTTTGCATtgatttcaatactttttttccaTGTACATTTATATCATCACATTTCCCCAATCGATTTTCAATCTTATCCTTTTAAAACAGAGTTGAATATTGATGAGTTCTATTGTTACATGATGTGCTAGTatctgtataatatttataggtactttCTAGGAACCTAGACCAGAGGgcttagaacgagtttgcttaacgttgaacgaaaacgaaacgagagcgcgttcggcgctcttaggGTCCATCGATGCCACCGATCGTCATTAATCGATTGGTGTGGCACCTTAAATTGATCGACGTATACCAGTCGCctaaccaatcgatcgattgccAGTCGATCGACATCGACCGATTCATTCCACCATCGATCGACGAtcgctcgattggtgtggtcctaattggttggttcattcaagccggccaatcagagcgccgaacgcgctctcgtttcgattactttaaacgtaaaggaaactcgtactaaggatacggacagtgccggcgttagggggggcgacatgggccgatggcccagggcgacaaagtctagggggcgccaataaaatgaaaaactactactaacacttgatattgcttccctcaagtgggcgccacaatattttcgcccagggtgtcagtggcccttacgccggcactggatACGGATAATTACATGGTAAGTCAAATGTCAAATAAACATAGTCcactatgtttatttttttcaaaatattgtattactgGCCAGTGTATTTTAGTTGGTGATCGACAACCATGAAActagtacaaagaggagatgccataatgctATTGTgcactttttatggtataagccggtaaacgagcagacgtatcacctgatggtaagcaatcgccgccgcccatggacacccaaaacaccagaggcgttacaagtgcgttgccggctttttgggggttaggaatttaagggttgttgaggaatgggaagattgggaaggggggttatTGGGCAAATGGTAAcctgactctcccacacttaatactTTGATAAGTTAAATGGgtcctgcccaatgatattttaagtaaaaaggacatctctttgtatttgcttcatgtcGACAATAGATAGTTTAACAGATGCTCGGACTCTACCCTTTTTTTGTGTGTGGAAAATCATACTATCACGGGAGAACCTCgcgacctggagctgcggactacctagcaagttACCAGgcttccggctcgaaaagcaggagtaagaatgggTGTGGTTAGTAACATGGAAAACTTTGGGTACATATAtacgacttctctcgccttgggtgaggaaAGACTCagcatcagactcttactgactaaacaccacatcgtttctactcctgcttcgagccgcaGCCTCGGTAACCTACTAATCCGTTCACAGCTGCAGTGGAGTAAACCAATaacaatctgacactccctcatgTTTCAACCAGGTCGGGAgaaaagattatttagattttttcccACACAAAAAAAAGGTCTCTAATTCAAAAGTGGTAGAGCAGTATCGGTCAAACTATACATTGCATTAATGTGAAACTGGCATTATTTATTCAACTGTAGTTCTATCTCAAAATCAACTAGTTACTGGATCATTTTGTTGTTATTCAAActgttagttattttattgcaatGAATTAACATTTATTGTGAGCTTTATTGCTGATTTTATGGTAATCTAATAAGACTAGTATATTAATGAGGAAgcacgcaacgtcacgccttttatccccgaaggaatcggtagaggtgtacattatggcacgtaatgccactgtacaatgtacacccactacacaatttatgctgtaagtcccatgtaagaaGTGGTGACCCTAtaactgagaaatattcgaaaaaccgaaaaaagcccagcagtaaATCGAACAAATTGTCattctgggtctgggtgtcatgtgtatgtgaacttgtatgtttgtaaacgcatccacgacacaggagaaaatcctagtataggGATGCATTGAAAAGTGTAAAATTGAGTACCTAGAATAGTCTTATtagcatttataaaattagtattaattttcACACATCTCTTTCCAATAAGAATACAGATGGTTTCTCatcatcctactaatattatgattatgcaaaagtttgtttgtttgtttgttagtcctTCAGTACAAAACAAGAGAAGGCATCATgaaataggggtagattatggtctgacaTAACACATAGTTATGCCACTTTTAATCCGAACACAGGccaaaccgctggcagaagcttgtCATTCatgaaacaacaacaaaatgaTCCATAACTCTAGTTTCACgaacaaaacataacattattgatATAAATCTCATTGTAACCTACGTTAATACGATACCGGTGGTACGTGCGGCATCATGGTTGTGTATACGCACTGATTGTCAACCGGTTTCATCACCTGTTGCATAGGTTGGTGTTGCATGATATTCGGGATCTGCGGTTGAggctgcggcggctggggctgCTGTTCCGGAGGCTTCTTATTCTTCTTCTCACACTTCTTAAACTTAATACCGAGCTTGTTTAGTAATATTAATCTTAAAGACTCCTTACCTCCTCGGTAGTTCAATTCAACTTTAGCGGCGTTGAGGATTTTTCCAAGTGTTGGAACCTCTTTTCTGACTGAGTAACTGTTCACTATACCTCTTAGAGCGCATAGCTGGAAGTAATCAAGTTGAACTTTTGTTTTTCGAACCCTTTTCTTCTTAGGGCCAGCGATTTTCGTCTGTGTTGCTTCAGCTTTCAAACCGTCGCGTTTTATTCTTTTAATCGTGCTTTCAGAGAGTCCTGTAGCCGCACACGCTCTTTTAACAACATTCTCTACTGGGTACGCGTATCCTCTGTTCTGTTTTTCACTCTCAAAGAACTTTATTACCTTAAAAATAATCTCCCTAGCTTGCCCCTCGATAGCTTCCTTCTTTTTCTTATCGATTTTCGGTTTTCTCTCAACAAGATGCTGTTGTTGCGGTTCTGGTGGGTTTACCTGGGGCTGGGGCTGCTGTACATGGTTCTGTTGAGACTCTGGGGGCGCCGGCTGGTGCATTATAACAGCATTCACCACGGGAACT from Spodoptera frugiperda isolate SF20-4 chromosome 19, AGI-APGP_CSIRO_Sfru_2.0, whole genome shotgun sequence encodes the following:
- the LOC118280943 gene encoding uncharacterized protein LOC118280943 translates to MNINVNVYEVPVVNAVIMHQPAPPESQQNHVQQPQPQVNPPEPQQQHLVERKPKIDKKKKEAIEGQAREIIFKVIKFFESEKQNRGYAYPVENVVKRACAATGLSESTIKRIKRDGLKAEATQTKIAGPKKKRVRKTKVQLDYFQLCALRGIVNSYSVRKEVPTLGKILNAAKVELNYRGGKESLRLILLNKLGIKFKKCEKKNKKPPEQQPQPPQPQPQIPNIMQHQPMQQVMKPVDNQCVYTTMMPHVPPVSY